The following proteins are co-located in the Apium graveolens cultivar Ventura chromosome 5, ASM990537v1, whole genome shotgun sequence genome:
- the LOC141660487 gene encoding ubiquitin-like-specific protease ESD4, with amino-acid sequence MQSLAPGTWVDDRIIYTYMGLLRSREEEIHTGRIWERKPVYYFMDPYFMVLGKGHVKKIRKSSRVGGDTLQRVWNKELRSFTSFATASVGPSVLEADYIFIPFCVGDVHWSQLLPRLLHMIQPVEGRDPTSVEVLALQSRPKQRNSNDCGVYVIKYMDYFTQGYDLAEVPNWSQEEVDTFRYRIAKELQLGKARGIPGTRMRRHHEAS; translated from the exons ATGCAGAGTCTGGCTCCAGGAACATGGGTTGATGACAGGATCATATACACTTATATG GGATTGCTAAGGAGTCGGGAGGAGGAGATTCACACTGGACGTATATGGGAGAGGAAACCCGTCTATTACTTCATGGATCCCTACTTCATGGTACTTGGGAAAGGACATGTGaagaaaatcagaaaatcatCGAGGGTCGGTGGAGATACATTGCAGAGGGTATGGAATAAAGAATTACGTAGTTTTACTAGTTTTGCCACTGCTAGTGTTGGTCCTTCTGTTCTCGAGGCGGACTACATATTCATCCCATTTTGTGTCGGAGATGTGCATTGG TCACAGTTGTTGCCGAGGCTATTGCATATGATACAACCAGTCGAGGGGCGGGACCCTACTTCAGTCGAGGTCCTAGCTCTACAGTCCAGGCCAAAGCAAAGAAACTCCAATGATTGCGGTGTTTATGTGATAAAGTACATGGACTACTTCACACAAGGATATGACTTAGCCGAGGTACCGAATTGGTCGCAAGAGGAGGTGGATACCTTTAGGTATCGGATAGCCAAGGAGCTTCAGCTAGGGAAGGCAAGGGGGATTCCCGGGACTCGTATGCGTAGGCATCACGAAGCTTCGTAG